The proteins below are encoded in one region of Syntrophotalea carbinolica DSM 2380:
- the guaB gene encoding IMP dehydrogenase, producing MQAPSDIIEGLTFDDVLLIPAHSTVLPKEVDLTTQLTRNIRLNVPLLSAAMDTVTESRAAIGMAREGGMGIIHKNMTPEEQGLEVDQVKKSESGMIVDPITMEPEQKIYQALEVMEKYRISGVPITSKGKLVGILTNRDLRFETQLDQPIANVMTKENLVTVPPGTTLEEAKYHLHKHRIEKLLVVDAQYHLKGLITIKDIEKVRKYPFACKDDIGRLRVGAAVGVGADREERLEALVRAGVDVVILDTAHGHSQAVIDAVIDTRRAYPDLQLIAGNIATAEAATALIKAGVDAVKVGIGPGSICTTRVVAGVGVPQISAIMDVAKVTHKAGIPLIADGGIKYSGEVPKAVAAGADVIMIGSLFAGTEESPGETILYQGRTYKSYRGMGSLGAMKQGSKDRYFQSDVESEVKLVPEGIEGRVPFRGSLSENIHQLLGGLRAGMGYTGCATLKELQTKARFVRITNAGLRESHVHDVAITHEAPNYRVERGF from the coding sequence ATGCAGGCTCCCAGCGACATCATAGAAGGTCTTACTTTTGACGACGTTTTGCTCATTCCCGCACATTCGACTGTGCTGCCCAAAGAAGTGGATCTTACCACGCAATTGACGCGTAATATCCGGCTTAACGTCCCGCTGCTGTCTGCCGCCATGGATACCGTGACCGAATCGCGTGCTGCCATCGGCATGGCGCGTGAGGGGGGGATGGGGATCATTCACAAGAACATGACGCCGGAGGAGCAGGGCCTGGAAGTGGATCAGGTCAAAAAATCCGAAAGCGGCATGATTGTCGATCCCATCACCATGGAGCCGGAACAGAAAATCTACCAGGCTCTGGAAGTGATGGAAAAATACCGTATCTCCGGTGTGCCCATCACCAGTAAAGGCAAACTGGTGGGTATCCTCACCAATCGCGATCTACGTTTCGAAACTCAGCTCGATCAACCCATCGCCAATGTCATGACCAAAGAAAACCTGGTCACCGTACCGCCCGGCACCACCCTCGAAGAAGCCAAGTATCATCTGCATAAACATCGTATCGAAAAACTGCTGGTGGTCGATGCGCAATACCATCTTAAAGGCTTGATCACCATCAAGGATATCGAGAAAGTACGCAAATACCCATTTGCCTGCAAGGATGATATCGGTCGCCTGCGTGTCGGCGCCGCGGTCGGCGTCGGTGCCGACCGTGAAGAACGTCTCGAGGCCTTGGTACGTGCCGGCGTCGATGTGGTGATACTCGATACCGCGCATGGCCATTCACAGGCTGTTATCGATGCCGTGATCGATACGCGGCGCGCCTATCCCGATTTACAGCTGATCGCCGGTAATATCGCCACGGCCGAAGCGGCTACCGCGCTTATCAAGGCTGGCGTGGATGCCGTCAAGGTGGGGATCGGTCCCGGTTCCATTTGTACGACGCGCGTGGTTGCCGGGGTCGGTGTCCCCCAGATCTCTGCCATTATGGATGTGGCCAAGGTCACTCACAAGGCCGGTATCCCCCTGATCGCCGACGGTGGCATCAAGTATTCCGGCGAAGTGCCCAAGGCCGTTGCCGCCGGGGCCGATGTCATCATGATCGGTTCCCTGTTTGCCGGGACCGAAGAATCCCCCGGTGAAACCATCCTCTATCAGGGCCGTACCTACAAGTCCTATCGCGGTATGGGCAGTCTCGGCGCCATGAAGCAGGGCAGCAAGGATCGGTATTTCCAGAGCGATGTGGAATCGGAAGTCAAACTGGTCCCCGAAGGCATCGAAGGTCGCGTGCCTTTCCGTGGCAGCCTGTCGGAAAATATCCATCAACTGCTCGGTGGTTTGCGCGCCGGCATGGGTTATACCGGTTGCGCGACTCTTAAAGAGTTGCAGACCAAGGCACGTTTTGTCCGTATAACCAACGCCGGTCTGCGGGAATCGCACGTGCATGACGTGGCCATTACCCATGAAGCGCCAAACTATCGCGTCGAGCGCGGTTTTTAA
- the guaA gene encoding glutamine-hydrolyzing GMP synthase has product MSQDIHGEKILILDFGSQYTQLIARRVREAHVYCELHPFDMDLDAIRAFGPKGIILSGGPKSVYEEGAPVVEEALFELGIPVLGICYGMQLMSRHFGGRVVPAGKREYGHATLLPCGSPGPLFDEFFVDGKSPVWMSHGDHVEQVPDGFEVVGCSENAPVCAIQDIARDLYGVQFHPEVNHTPRGEQLLDTFVRQICGCTGQWTPGQIIEDAVVRIREQVGSERVILGLSGGVDSSVAAALIQRAIGDQLVCVFVDNGLLRLDEGDQVMRTFAQNMGVNVIRVNAQDRFMTALAGESDPERKRKIIGNLFVEIFEEESANIEDATWLAQGTIYPDVIESAGAKTGKAHNIKSHHNVGGLPEHMKLKLLEPLRELFKDEVRAIGEELGLPHPMVYRHPFPGPGLGVRILGEVKPEYADILRRADAIYIEELYRTGHYDKISQAFAVFLPVKSVGVMGDGRTYEYVIALRAVETKDFMTAGWYPLPYADMAHISGRIINEVKGVNRVVYDISSKPPATIEWE; this is encoded by the coding sequence ATGTCCCAGGATATTCACGGCGAAAAGATACTGATTCTCGATTTCGGATCCCAATACACCCAGCTGATCGCCCGCCGCGTACGCGAGGCTCATGTCTATTGCGAGCTGCATCCTTTTGATATGGACCTTGACGCGATTCGCGCTTTCGGTCCCAAGGGGATCATTCTTTCCGGCGGCCCCAAATCCGTCTATGAAGAAGGTGCTCCGGTGGTCGAGGAGGCTTTGTTCGAATTGGGGATTCCTGTGCTGGGGATCTGTTACGGCATGCAGCTCATGTCCCGCCATTTCGGTGGGCGGGTGGTGCCGGCCGGCAAGCGCGAATACGGTCATGCGACGCTGCTGCCATGCGGTTCTCCGGGGCCGCTGTTCGACGAATTTTTCGTCGACGGCAAAAGCCCGGTATGGATGAGCCATGGTGACCATGTCGAACAGGTGCCCGATGGTTTCGAGGTCGTGGGCTGCAGCGAAAATGCCCCGGTGTGTGCCATTCAGGATATCGCACGGGATCTGTATGGCGTACAGTTTCACCCCGAAGTCAATCATACGCCTCGCGGCGAACAGCTGCTCGATACCTTCGTTCGGCAGATCTGCGGCTGCACCGGTCAGTGGACACCGGGACAGATTATCGAGGATGCCGTCGTGCGCATCCGCGAACAGGTCGGCAGCGAACGCGTCATCCTGGGGCTGTCCGGTGGGGTTGACTCATCGGTGGCCGCAGCCCTGATCCAACGTGCGATCGGTGATCAGCTGGTCTGCGTATTTGTCGACAACGGTCTGTTGCGTCTCGATGAGGGCGACCAGGTCATGCGTACCTTTGCCCAGAACATGGGGGTTAACGTGATTCGCGTCAATGCCCAGGATCGTTTCATGACGGCGCTCGCCGGTGAAAGCGACCCTGAGCGTAAGCGCAAGATTATCGGCAATCTGTTTGTGGAAATCTTCGAGGAGGAGTCGGCCAATATCGAGGATGCCACCTGGCTTGCCCAGGGGACCATCTATCCCGACGTTATCGAGTCGGCAGGCGCCAAGACCGGTAAGGCTCATAATATCAAGAGCCATCACAATGTCGGCGGTTTGCCCGAACATATGAAACTCAAACTTCTCGAGCCCCTGCGTGAGCTTTTCAAGGATGAGGTGCGAGCCATCGGCGAAGAGCTGGGTTTGCCGCATCCGATGGTCTATCGACACCCGTTCCCGGGCCCCGGTCTCGGGGTGCGCATCCTGGGCGAGGTCAAGCCGGAATACGCCGATATCCTGCGCCGTGCCGATGCCATCTATATCGAGGAACTTTATCGTACCGGCCATTACGACAAAATCAGCCAGGCTTTCGCCGTGTTCCTGCCGGTCAAGAGTGTCGGTGTTATGGGCGACGGCCGCACCTATGAATACGTCATTGCCCTGCGTGCCGTGGAAACCAAGGATTTCATGACCGCCGGCTGGTACCCTCTGCCCTATGCCGACATGGCGCATATCAGCGGGCGTATTATCAATGAAGTCAAAGGTGTCAACCGGGTCGTTTACGACATCTCCAGCAAGCCCCCCGCAACCATCGAGTGGGAATAG
- a CDS encoding helix-turn-helix transcriptional regulator — MAGHQPGRPGRPPRKYSQAARLHDLIRILEVRHGSTADELAEECGVTRRTIYRDLQAIEDAGYPLIKEPSGDGRILYGFLTGFSKIPPITFSLSELMTLYLCRGQLGMLEGTPFLDDLDAVFGRIRASLPPRSVAHLERLAQAVTPRFQGTRDYRGKREVLESLRRALLYQYRCTIRYAPARRKAAEYLCDPYTLLFFKESLYVVGYAHNRGDLRRFLVDRIESVRVGEERFEIPEDFRLDEEDREAFGMVGEKPQPIRVRFFSEVSHLIRERQWHPTQQLEEQPDGSLILSLQAGGHKEILAWLYSFLPHLEVLGPDTLRHAFAAGLQQALDATL, encoded by the coding sequence ATGGCGGGCCATCAGCCGGGCAGGCCGGGGCGACCGCCCCGCAAGTATAGCCAGGCCGCGCGCCTGCATGACCTGATCCGCATTCTGGAGGTCCGCCACGGCAGCACCGCCGACGAGTTGGCTGAGGAGTGCGGCGTTACCCGCCGCACCATCTACCGTGATTTGCAGGCTATAGAAGATGCCGGTTATCCCCTGATCAAGGAGCCTTCAGGGGATGGCCGGATCCTTTACGGCTTTCTTACCGGTTTTTCCAAAATCCCCCCTATTACCTTTTCCCTGTCCGAATTAATGACCCTTTACCTATGTCGCGGGCAACTCGGCATGCTCGAGGGTACCCCTTTTCTGGATGATCTCGATGCCGTTTTCGGGCGCATCCGGGCCAGCCTGCCACCGCGCAGCGTCGCCCATCTGGAACGTCTCGCACAAGCTGTGACCCCGCGTTTCCAGGGAACCCGCGATTACCGTGGCAAGCGCGAGGTTCTCGAATCGTTGCGGCGGGCTCTGCTGTATCAGTATCGTTGTACTATTCGGTATGCGCCGGCACGTCGCAAGGCCGCCGAGTATCTATGCGATCCCTATACCCTGTTGTTTTTCAAAGAGTCGTTGTATGTGGTTGGCTATGCGCACAACCGCGGTGACCTGCGACGCTTTCTGGTGGATCGTATCGAAAGTGTCCGGGTCGGCGAGGAGCGCTTCGAGATTCCCGAGGATTTCCGCCTGGACGAAGAAGACCGGGAGGCCTTCGGCATGGTCGGCGAAAAACCGCAACCTATCCGGGTACGCTTTTTTTCCGAAGTGTCGCATCTGATTCGGGAACGCCAATGGCACCCCACTCAACAGCTTGAAGAACAGCCGGATGGTTCGCTGATTCTTTCTCTGCAGGCCGGCGGTCACAAGGAGATCCTTGCCTGGCTTTACTCCTTTTTGCCTCATCTCGAGGTGCTCGGCCCCGATACCTTGCGCCACGCCTTTGCGGCGGGGTTGCAGCAGGCTTTAGATGCGACATTGTGA
- a CDS encoding Maf family protein, giving the protein MKIIVLASTSPYRMQLMRQLGLPFHVAAPQYQEQIDQEIAPELLVKHQAAGKAKSLAQKYPDALIIGSDQVFVDASGRVLGKPDSLEGAVRQLRGMAGKSHTFYTGLSVYDSNRDETLTGFATYRVTLRALTEQEIRCYLQRENPLDCAGSFKVEGLGIALMQRLEGDDYTTLIGLPLIKLVDFLGHFGVRVLGDQA; this is encoded by the coding sequence ATGAAGATCATTGTCTTGGCTTCCACCAGCCCTTATCGGATGCAGTTGATGCGGCAACTCGGTCTGCCGTTTCATGTCGCAGCGCCTCAATATCAGGAACAGATCGATCAGGAAATCGCTCCGGAACTGCTGGTTAAACACCAGGCCGCCGGCAAGGCCAAAAGCCTGGCTCAGAAGTATCCCGATGCTCTGATCATCGGCTCGGACCAGGTTTTTGTGGACGCGTCCGGGAGAGTGCTTGGCAAGCCCGACAGCTTGGAGGGGGCGGTGCGCCAGCTTCGCGGCATGGCGGGCAAAAGTCACACCTTTTATACCGGGTTGTCCGTGTATGACAGCAACCGCGACGAGACTCTGACCGGTTTCGCGACCTATCGGGTGACTCTGCGCGCCTTGACGGAGCAGGAGATCCGCTGCTATCTGCAGCGGGAAAATCCTTTGGACTGTGCCGGATCCTTCAAGGTCGAAGGGTTGGGGATAGCTCTCATGCAGCGGCTTGAGGGGGATGATTATACAACGCTCATCGGCTTGCCTTTGATCAAGCTTGTCGATTTTCTCGGTCATTTCGGTGTCCGGGTGCTGGGCGATCAGGCGTGA